A window of the Lactuca sativa cultivar Salinas chromosome 7, Lsat_Salinas_v11, whole genome shotgun sequence genome harbors these coding sequences:
- the LOC128127375 gene encoding DNA-directed RNA polymerase subunit beta-like has protein sequence MVKTRSVVGNTDENRNQPPMIERVPVVAAAPEPMTIAKVQTMIQMMLDRQMEETRRLVQQNREEPSMPIEQPELNEGKALSKDSISYVSMFQQNYLYASKPQVQRGKCIKKGQILAYGAAIVGGELALGKNVLIADMPWEGYNFEDAVLINQGSERVTNEIPHLEVHLLRNLDKNGIVMLGSWVETGDILVGKLTPQMVKESSYAPEDRLLRTILGMRVYTSKETRLKLPIGGRGWVIDVRWVQSSKTNETEKTESIRVYILQKREIKVGNKVAGRHGNKGIISKILPRQDMPYLQDGRPVDMVFNPLGVPSRMNVGQIFESSLGLAGVC, from the exons atggtaaaAACCAGAAGTGTCGTTGGAAACACGGATGAAAATAGAAATCAACCACCTATGATTGAGcgagtacctgttgtagcagcagcacctgagccaatgacaattGCTAAGGTACAAacgatgatccaaatgatgttagATCGTCAAATGGAAGAAACTAGGCGTTTGGTCCAGCAAAATCGCGAAGAACCTTCAATGCCAATTGAACAGCCCGAATTGAATGAAGG GAAAGCGCTCTCTAAGGATTCCATTAGTTATGTATCAATGTTCcaacaaaattacttgtatgcATCAAAACCCCAGGTTCAGCGGGGTAAATGCATTAAAAAGGGACAAATTTTAGCGTATGGTGCTGCTATAGTTGGTGGCGAACTCGCTTTGGGGAAAAACGTATTAATAGCTGATATGCCATGGGAAGGTTACAATTTTGAAGATGCAGTACTC ATTAACCAAGGCTCCGAAAGGGTCACTAACGAAATACCACATTTAGAAGTCCATTTACTCCGAAATTTAGACAAAAATGGAATTGTAATGTTGGGATCTTGGGTGGAAACTGGTGATATTTTAGTAGGTAAATTAACGCCCCAAATGGTGAAAGAATCATCGTATGCCCCCGAAGATAGATTGTTACGAACCATACTTGGCATGCGGGtatatacttcaaaagaaactcgTCTAAAATTACCTATAGGAGGTAGGGGTTGGGTGATTGATGTGAGATGGGTCCAGAGTTCTAAGACAAATGAGACAGAGAAAACAGAAAGTATTCGTGTATATATTTTACAGAAACGTGAAATAAAAGTAGGCAATAAAGTAGCTGGAAGACATGGAAATAAGGGTATCATTTCAAAAATTTTGCCTAGACAAGATATGCCTTATTTGCAAGATGGAAGACCTGTTGATATGGTCTTCAACCCATTAGGAGTACCTTCCCGAATGAATGTAGGACAAATATTTGAATCTTCACTTGGGTTAGCTGGGGTTTGCTAG